A part of Clostridium novyi genomic DNA contains:
- a CDS encoding DUF4300 family protein, with the protein MKYKSTRIKKTLTITLSAFICTSLIGCKSSKVNSKESENKIVSQENNKKNKDNIKHTIEKVVDDNNSENTFEKTNSKIKTDIDMKTNTKLQKDDSVYYNKVSNKKYNLILISNENKQNKEVNKTEKIKKKVSIKHNTSKNNLINNDSAKNNSVPKKESKQNCKKGQVISLSKERLSKKELSNKLVYSSMSDNSTQNEIAKLLKDNKIKSENVDRFIKTIKRYNSIVGQLKISTNGFKTINSKSVNYDDFEEYIMNQWYKYSNDPVDINCRLTAFSLFKDNIISKGKSQDEEKYLMFDLEAINRNPLCKFKDEEVEKFINFYTYMPAEVAESISTEDVKKHAITIQKEWKKRNIKFVNNTKVSIINCFLHEKDTKIIFCGHSGILVETDNGFIFIEKYSFFLPYQVTKFNTREELKKYLLNRLDVGYGENVSKPIIMENDKLI; encoded by the coding sequence ATGAAGTATAAAAGTACTAGAATAAAAAAAACATTAACAATAACACTTAGTGCATTTATATGTACATCATTAATAGGGTGTAAATCATCAAAAGTTAATTCAAAAGAATCAGAAAATAAAATCGTTTCACAAGAAAATAATAAAAAAAATAAAGATAATATAAAGCATACTATAGAAAAAGTAGTGGATGATAATAATTCAGAAAATACATTTGAAAAAACTAATTCTAAAATAAAAACAGATATAGATATGAAAACTAATACAAAATTACAAAAAGATGATTCAGTATATTATAATAAAGTTTCTAATAAAAAATATAATTTAATATTAATCAGCAATGAAAATAAACAAAATAAAGAAGTAAATAAAACTGAAAAAATCAAAAAAAAAGTTAGTATAAAACATAATACTTCAAAGAATAATTTAATAAATAATGATTCAGCAAAAAATAATAGTGTACCCAAAAAAGAAAGCAAACAGAATTGTAAAAAAGGACAAGTAATATCATTATCAAAAGAACGATTATCAAAAAAAGAATTATCTAATAAACTTGTTTATTCAAGTATGTCTGATAATTCTACACAAAATGAAATAGCTAAATTATTAAAAGATAATAAAATTAAATCTGAGAATGTGGATAGATTTATAAAAACTATAAAACGTTATAATAGTATAGTGGGACAACTTAAAATATCAACTAATGGATTTAAAACTATAAATTCAAAATCAGTAAATTATGATGATTTTGAAGAATATATAATGAATCAATGGTACAAATATTCAAATGATCCTGTAGATATAAACTGTAGGTTAACAGCATTCTCATTATTTAAGGATAACATTATATCAAAAGGTAAATCTCAAGATGAAGAGAAATACTTGATGTTTGATTTAGAGGCTATAAATAGAAATCCTTTATGTAAATTTAAGGATGAGGAAGTTGAAAAATTTATTAATTTTTATACATATATGCCAGCTGAAGTAGCCGAATCAATATCAACAGAAGATGTAAAAAAACATGCTATTACTATACAAAAGGAATGGAAAAAAAGGAACATTAAATTTGTAAATAATACCAAAGTATCAATTATAAATTGTTTTTTGCATGAAAAAGATACAAAAATAATATTTTGTGGTCACAGTGGAATACTTGTAGAAACTGATAATGGTTTTATTTTTATAGAGAAATATTCTTTCTTTCTTCCTTATCAAGTAACTAAATTTAATACAAGGGAAGAACTAAAGAAGTATTTATTAAATAGATTAGATGTAGGGTATGGAGAAAATGTTTCAAAACCTATTATTATGGAAAATGATAAGTTAATTTAA